Proteins encoded within one genomic window of Amorphoplanes friuliensis DSM 7358:
- a CDS encoding WD40/YVTN/BNR-like repeat-containing protein — MTSLRKISMAALALVTVAATSGFTHGHAGPSWKLTDTGATARFRGLAPVSDKVAWVAGSAGTILRTTDGARTWQSVGPPGTTDLQFRDIEGFDARHAVALTIGEGDQSRIYATSDGGRTWTESFRNDDPAAFYDCVTFLDRRHGLALSDPVGGKFRILATTDGGRSWHVQSPAGMPEALAGEFAFAASGTCLVSAAGRAWFATGGGERARVFTTANGGRTWQVTDSPLPSGPSAGIYSLAFRDARHGLAVGGDYALPDSAPNGAATTRDGGRTWRTSSVVPGEYRSGVTWLGGKTALTVGPTGSDISRDAGRTWTEFDGGSFDAVECVGGACWASGEQGRVAKLTWTH; from the coding sequence ACACGCCGGCCCGTCGTGGAAACTCACCGACACCGGTGCCACCGCCCGCTTCCGCGGCCTGGCCCCGGTCAGCGACAAGGTCGCCTGGGTCGCCGGTTCCGCCGGCACGATCCTCCGCACCACCGACGGCGCCCGCACCTGGCAGAGCGTCGGCCCTCCCGGTACGACCGACCTCCAGTTCCGTGACATCGAAGGCTTCGACGCCCGCCACGCCGTGGCCCTGACCATCGGCGAGGGCGACCAGTCCCGCATCTACGCCACCTCCGACGGCGGTCGCACCTGGACCGAGTCGTTCCGCAACGACGACCCGGCCGCCTTCTACGACTGCGTGACTTTCCTCGACCGCCGCCACGGCCTCGCCCTCTCCGACCCGGTCGGCGGCAAGTTCCGCATCCTCGCCACCACCGACGGCGGCCGCTCCTGGCACGTCCAGTCCCCGGCCGGTATGCCGGAGGCGCTGGCTGGCGAGTTCGCGTTCGCGGCCAGCGGCACGTGCCTGGTCTCGGCAGCGGGTCGCGCGTGGTTCGCCACCGGTGGCGGCGAGCGGGCCCGCGTCTTCACGACCGCGAACGGCGGCCGCACCTGGCAGGTCACCGACAGCCCGCTCCCGAGCGGGCCGAGCGCCGGGATCTACAGCCTCGCCTTCCGCGACGCCCGCCACGGCCTCGCGGTCGGCGGCGACTACGCCCTGCCCGACTCGGCCCCGAACGGTGCCGCGACCACTCGCGACGGTGGCCGTACCTGGCGGACATCCTCGGTCGTCCCGGGCGAGTACCGGTCGGGCGTGACCTGGCTGGGCGGCAAGACGGCCCTGACGGTCGGCCCCACCGGCAGCGACATCAGCCGGGACGCCGGCCGCACCTGGACGGAATTCGACGGCGGCAGCTTCGACGCCGTCGAATGCGTCGGCGGCGCCTGCTGGGCCTCCGGCGAACAAGGCCGCGTAGCCAAACTCACCTGGACCCACTGA